In a single window of the Gossypium hirsutum isolate 1008001.06 chromosome D02, Gossypium_hirsutum_v2.1, whole genome shotgun sequence genome:
- the LOC107907972 gene encoding uncharacterized protein: MSPYQLVFGKACHLPVELERKAMWVIKQVNMDYEVVGKKRLLDITELKEIRLKLHPGKLRSRWSGLSKLSKYFLLNIVIVLEFVGATTDNLEEDRVRLEKVAEEATDDAGAEPKPEE; the protein is encoded by the exons ATGTCACcatatcaattggtttttgggaaagcatgtcacttgccagttgaaTTGGAGCGCAAAGCAATGTGGgtaattaagcaagtgaacatggactatgaagtTGTTGGAAAGAAAAGGCTATTGGATATCACTGAACTAAAGGAAATTAG actGAAATTGCACCCGGGTAAATTGCGCTCACGTTGGTCTGGACTTTCAAAGTTGTCGAAGTATTTCCTCTTG AACATTGTCATTGTACTCGAGTTTGTGGGTGCAACTACTGATAATTTGGAGGAAGATAGAGTTAGACTGGAGAAAGTTGCAGAGGAAGCAACTGATGATGCCGGGGCAGAGCCTAAACCTGAGGAGTGA